A single window of Sphingobacterium sp. ML3W DNA harbors:
- a CDS encoding FecR domain-containing protein, which yields MDAATIAAWKEGIFSFNNTDIREVLRQLSRWYNIQVVFRGKVPDRKFSGGFERQANLEQVIQILKESNINCIVKDNKLVIYD from the coding sequence GTGGATGCAGCCACGATAGCTGCTTGGAAAGAAGGTATCTTTTCGTTTAACAATACCGATATCAGAGAAGTGCTCCGTCAGCTCTCCAGATGGTACAATATCCAGGTCGTATTTCGGGGTAAGGTACCCGATCGCAAGTTTAGCGGTGGATTTGAACGACAAGCCAACCTAGAACAGGTGATCCAAATCTTGAAAGAAAGTAATATCAATTGTATTGTCAAAGACAATAAACTTGTCATATACGACTAA
- a CDS encoding RNA polymerase sigma factor, with translation MPKISLLRGKGSPHVTYPINENDLLQRLIDGDHAAFETIYHHYKQQLAVNLLKLLKDDDLATDALQDLFTRVWKNRSSIDINQSFKAYLYRIAKNLVIDYYRKAAHDKTLYDLLLQSTDWYSPIEEQLIKKENKEIFESLLNKLPPQQRRAFELHKLKGKSYKEIVEIMGITPTTINKHIYQASQSIKEQVLKSPHLFRAILIPVILAYL, from the coding sequence TTGCCAAAGATTTCTTTACTTCGTGGCAAAGGTTCACCGCATGTCACATATCCCATTAATGAAAACGACTTACTTCAACGTTTAATAGACGGTGATCATGCTGCTTTTGAAACAATTTACCACCATTATAAGCAGCAGTTGGCGGTCAATCTTCTTAAATTGCTAAAAGATGATGACCTCGCTACTGATGCGCTTCAAGATTTGTTTACCCGCGTCTGGAAAAATCGGAGCTCGATAGATATCAACCAGTCATTCAAGGCTTATCTCTACCGGATTGCCAAAAATCTTGTAATCGACTACTACCGCAAAGCAGCGCACGATAAAACCCTTTACGACCTCCTGCTCCAATCGACAGATTGGTATAGCCCGATTGAAGAACAGCTCATAAAAAAAGAGAACAAAGAAATCTTTGAATCACTCCTGAATAAACTTCCGCCACAACAGCGCCGTGCTTTCGAACTACACAAGCTAAAAGGAAAAAGTTACAAGGAGATTGTCGAAATTATGGGGATTACCCCAACAACAATCAACAAACATATTTATCAAGCATCACAGAGTATCAAAGAACAGGTACTGAAATCACCACATCTCTTCAGGGCAATTCTGATTCCCGTTATACTAGCTTATCTATAA
- a CDS encoding Fic family protein codes for MPASQVTPQVKLLIVTLTDDRSRKELQSQLNLSDREYFRLHFLQPAIELGFIGMTIPNKPKSSNQKYFLTEMGKEIRNQLLNET; via the coding sequence TTGCCTGCATCGCAAGTCACCCCGCAAGTCAAGCTATTAATTGTAACTCTGACCGACGACCGCAGTAGAAAAGAATTACAATCACAGCTTAACCTATCTGACCGGGAATATTTTCGATTACATTTCTTGCAGCCCGCTATTGAACTGGGATTTATTGGAATGACTATCCCCAATAAACCTAAAAGTAGTAACCAAAAGTATTTTCTAACAGAAATGGGGAAAGAAATAAGAAATCAATTATTGAACGAAACATAA
- a CDS encoding nucleotidyl transferase AbiEii/AbiGii toxin family protein, which yields MKLHNDIKLFRQSIDFTAQQMGILPIYVEKDYWVTYALHLIFQDSIGTETVFKGGTALSKCFGLIERFSEDIDLVVLKQEGEGANQLKNKLKKITNLVGTKLTEVNEEGITHKVGMLRKIAYSYPKTTTGKYGQVRENIIVEATWLGRYEPFHKTTISSYIFKMMESTGQYQLAEQHHLLPFEVQVLHVNRTICEKIMSLVRFSYGEHPITDLRNKIRHTYDLHQLLQVPEILEFFESSKFEEMLLLVGEDDVASFKNNNQWLELHPKEAKIFRETEETWKELENTYTNEFGNLVYGALPNSEAVLDSLIGIRERMKNVKWDIIIPNLPKPADKDKGEG from the coding sequence ATGAAGTTACACAATGACATAAAATTATTCAGACAATCCATTGATTTTACAGCTCAACAAATGGGAATATTACCCATTTATGTGGAAAAGGATTATTGGGTTACGTATGCCCTTCATTTAATTTTCCAGGATTCAATAGGAACAGAAACCGTTTTCAAAGGAGGAACTGCTTTGTCAAAATGTTTTGGTTTAATTGAGCGATTCTCTGAAGATATTGATTTAGTAGTTTTGAAACAAGAGGGTGAAGGTGCAAATCAACTAAAAAATAAGTTGAAAAAAATAACAAATCTTGTTGGAACCAAATTAACTGAAGTTAACGAAGAAGGTATTACCCATAAAGTCGGAATGCTTAGAAAAATCGCTTATAGTTATCCAAAAACCACTACTGGAAAATACGGACAAGTAAGAGAAAACATTATTGTTGAAGCTACTTGGCTAGGGCGATATGAACCTTTCCACAAAACCACTATTTCCTCCTATATTTTTAAAATGATGGAATCAACAGGACAATATCAACTTGCCGAACAACATCACTTATTACCTTTTGAAGTTCAGGTTTTGCATGTAAACAGAACTATTTGCGAAAAAATAATGAGTTTGGTTCGGTTTTCTTACGGAGAACATCCAATCACTGACTTGCGAAATAAAATTCGCCATACTTACGATTTACATCAGTTATTACAAGTTCCAGAAATTTTAGAGTTTTTTGAGAGCTCTAAATTTGAAGAAATGCTTTTACTTGTCGGAGAAGATGATGTAGCGAGTTTTAAAAACAACAATCAATGGTTAGAACTTCATCCTAAAGAGGCTAAGATATTCCGTGAAACTGAAGAAACTTGGAAGGAATTAGAAAATACGTACACGAATGAATTTGGGAATCTTGTATATGGTGCACTACCAAATAGTGAAGCCGTTTTAGACTCGCTAATAGGAATTAGAGAAAGGATGAAAAATGTAAAATGGGATATTATAATTCCTAACTTACCTAAGCCTGCTGACAAGGATAAAGGTGAGGGATAG
- a CDS encoding FecR family protein, whose protein sequence is MDVENLYFKFLAGTCSDAELRLLLEHFESEEQRSTLASKITATLQESTEISDPALKKRVDKLLVQTDSYFEALLQESKQPPLDRSNTSVGTFRYWKYYAAAAALIVCAITGILFWQHYHLAENRNATTLELKKFSPGTDKAILTLADGKQIILLPSGQDTISKGRSINMLNGRDGLTVTAQSKEDNPILTAFNTLSTPNGTQYKLQLADGTKVWLNAGSSLKFPSVFKGKTRQVELTGEAYFEVAHRADCPFSVTLPKLKVEVLGTHFNVKAYPNESNIETTLLQGAVKVSTKDRAVL, encoded by the coding sequence ATGGATGTAGAAAATTTATATTTCAAATTTTTGGCAGGAACCTGTTCCGATGCCGAACTCAGATTGCTGCTCGAACATTTTGAAAGCGAGGAGCAGCGCTCCACCCTGGCGTCTAAGATTACGGCAACGCTGCAGGAAAGTACTGAAATTTCGGATCCTGCTTTAAAAAAACGGGTCGATAAACTTCTTGTACAAACTGACAGTTACTTTGAAGCACTCTTGCAAGAATCAAAGCAACCACCTCTAGACCGCAGCAACACGAGTGTCGGAACCTTCCGGTATTGGAAATACTATGCGGCTGCAGCTGCCTTAATCGTTTGCGCTATCACAGGGATTCTGTTCTGGCAACATTACCATTTGGCAGAAAACCGGAATGCAACAACTCTTGAATTGAAAAAATTCTCACCAGGGACAGACAAAGCCATATTGACACTTGCCGATGGAAAACAGATCATCTTATTGCCCAGCGGTCAGGACACCATCAGTAAAGGACGAAGTATCAATATGCTCAACGGACGTGATGGGCTGACTGTAACAGCACAATCCAAAGAGGATAATCCTATTTTGACTGCATTTAATACCCTTTCCACTCCCAATGGCACGCAATACAAATTGCAGCTCGCCGACGGAACCAAGGTATGGCTAAATGCAGGCTCTTCACTAAAATTCCCTTCTGTTTTCAAAGGGAAAACCAGACAAGTAGAGCTTACTGGAGAGGCATATTTTGAGGTAGCACATCGGGCGGATTGCCCATTTTCCGTAACCTTACCAAAGCTAAAAGTTGAAGTGTTGGGTACACATTTCAATGTCAAAGCATACCCTAATGAAAGTAATATTGAAACTACTCTCCTTCAAGGTGCCGTCAAAGTGAGCACGAAAGACCGCGCAGTACTTTAA